The Metarhizium brunneum chromosome 3, complete sequence DNA window GGGCAATGATTGACGGCGCCTAGAAACGGCACACCCACCCGCCCTCAGTAGCATCAAATGGCTCCAGCAGTAGGAGTCAAGAACTAGTGGACCTGTAATCTCATCATGTTACTTGCCTGGTGGGAGGATAAAGGCTACATGTACTGGAGATTCTACGGTGGGAGTAGTAATTTCGTTACCCAAGGTGCTGGGTGCTTCCCTGTGTCAAGCGGCTGCCATTCATATTATCGTGGTGTAAAAACTGCCCAATGTACATGCACATACGAATTGACCGTTGACGGCCGACAGAAACCTCTCACAAAATGTCGTCGGGCTTCACAGTGACCCAATTCTTGTCCGCCCACACGGGCAAACCCTCGCGCTCCTGGGCGGCAGCAAagtccttcttcatcttgtcgATCTGCTCCATGTACTTGTCCTTGCGGTTCACCCACAGGTGAATGCCACCACGGCCAACATCGACGCCCTGGAAAATCATGGGCCCGTCACTCACGGGCGTATCACCAGCGGCCAAGATGGGACGCTTCCAAGGGTCAATGTAGTCCAGAATAGCCGCCCACTTGCCCTCCTTCCACGTGGCCGGAGTCCAGAGGAGAGGCGTCATGACCAAGTCGAGATTCTTGCTCTCGCTGTAGTCGCCCTCCTTGATCTGCTTTCGCGCCGAGGTGACGTTTCCGCTCTGGAGATCCTTCATCAGGAGGGTGACGCCGATGACGTTTTGGGGCTTCACGTTATACCCGTACTTGGGGTCCGAGGCGACCATGCGCACGAGTTCCTCCGAGGCGGCGCTGACGACGTAGACCTCGATGCCGTTGGCCATGAGCCGATTGTACAGCTCAGCCTGGCCGCGGAAGACCTTGGGCGGGCTCACGGTGGCATTGGTCAGGACGCCCTCTTCGTAGTACTGCACGGGGATGGTGCCGTTGAAGGCCATGAGCTCGTCCACGTAGGCTTTGAGCTGTCGCAGCGGCAGGCCGCCGAATACCTGCGCGGCAAAGGGGTAGCAGACGGCATCGTCGATTTCACACAGACGAAGGTAGTAGCTGTACAGGCTCTCGGTGTAGGAGGCAGTGTCTTGGAAGGGGACGATCTTCAGGGAAGGGTCGAGCTTGTCGCGCGACAAGAcacccttggcctcgagaaaGGGCAGCAGGGACTCCTCGAGATCGAAGCGGTAGCTGGTGTTGTCCATGTCGAAGACGGCATAGCGACCCTTGTGCGCATTGCGCGCAATCATTTGATTGAgggccttggcggcctcggGCGGCCAATGGGCCAGGCGAGGCCCAGCCGGACATTTGATCTTTTGGTCGGCTGGCGCGGCATcagcgaggccggcgacggcagcgaggCCAAAGACTGTCCAGGTGCTTctcatgatgatggtggtggtgatgtctGGTCGGGTGTGTTGCCCCCGAGATCCAACCAATAACACTCTTGGTGTTTCCAACAGACCTGTCTTGGTCTTTGATGATGTCCAGTTACTCAGCTCAAGGCGTGTAGGGCAAACGACATAGTGGGTGTATTTCAGCTGGGACGAAAGCAGTTGGCTGTGTTGACAGAGAGGAATGGAACGACGGAACGAAAACGATTTACGTGCCGGGGGGCAGCATGTCGCTATTTAAGTCAAACCGCATGCGTgcgtgtatgtatgtattacCTCGTGTTGCACAAACGGGCTGACGGCGTCCAACTAATAGCTAGCAATAGCTAATAATGCACGTTCAAGGTCAACAAGGGCCTTCCATCGCTTGCTGAAGCCATGTTGAAGTTCGCCCGAGCATCCATTTTTTTACGAATGGACAGGGAGGCACGGCATGAGCAGCCAATCAGCCTCTTGGGCCAAGTGCTAGTTTGTGTCATTTTCGAAATGCTTGCATCTCAACACAATATCCAAGAGTGAGTGTCTCAACGGACAAGGCAAggtggagaggagaggagcgCAAGGGACAAGGAAGCTGACTCCTCGGGGCTCCATCGCCCGCACAATTGCTTGCAGACAATTGGGTCGTTTCTGCCGAGCGAGAAACCGACGTCATTGGGTGCCAGGGTATCCTTGGAGATCGCGTGGGAGAAGTCGTTGGTCTCTTGGCGGGAAACCACATCGTGGAGACGAGAGATAGGAAATCGCCGTCGACGGTACTCGGGCTTGAGCCGCCCTCAGCACAGTCGCGCGGGCCATTGAGCAGCTGCACATAACAATTACCTACTTAAGTCTGGTAGGTATGCATAatgttggtggcggcggctggCGGCAAAGTCTCTCGTCGGCTCTGTCCGTGCGTGTGGcggttggtgatgttgtcGAAACCACCTGCGTCAATTAATTTCAAAGTTCAACATTTAACCGTAAATATTCACTTGCCCCTGCGCATGGCCCGCCGAAAAGCCACAATTGGGTGGCCCTACCCTGCAGCAGCCTGCGCCTCCGTTTGACAAAAagggcagccagccagcatTCCGAGGAACCATGGTCCATGGTCCATGGCAGATTTGAAATCAGCTTGCACATCTGAGCGTAAAGAATCCAACATGACTGCATGTAATTTATTTCAAACAAAATAATTGCCAACGTGCGCGCGCCTGCATCTGCTGCGCAGGGCGCATCCCAGCCACACGTGACATGAATGATGCTCCAACACTCCAGATGCACGTTCAAGTTACTCCGCACATGCCAGGCATCACGTTGAAATATCGACGACAACGCCAGCCGCCAGCCACCAGCCCTCACGCCCCGTGAATCCATCTTCCCATCCACACCTTATTCAGCTTCTTTGCCTCATCAACCATGCCTAGCTCCAGCAACAGCTGCACCGAACCCCGAACCGCCGAGTGCAACGACGAGCTAATCCACGCGTGCGTCGGGGCCGTGTGCTCGCCAATAAAGATGGTGTTGTGCTCGGTGCGGTGATACGACGGAATGTACAGCCGATGCTGCTCAACATTGGGTCGACACCACGACGTCGCCGAGTGCTCGTCCTGCAGCCAGCAGAGCTTCTCATAGTCGCCCGTGTACAGACGCCGTGCCTCTTCGCCGTGCAGGCtgacaatggcatccagcacCATGCCCACGTACTCCTCGTCCGGAAGGCTGACGAACCGATCGCTCCAGTCGCCTCCGCGGTACTGCGTAATAAGCCCCGGACGGCTCTCGTTCAGCCCATAGCTGGGATAGTACAGCGCTCCCATAGCCGCGCTCGCGGGTTGAGAGTAACCGCCAAAGATGGGCCGCTCGCCCTTCTCCCAGAACCGTTCCTTGAACAGAAGCGCCACCTTGCAGGCTGATTTGAACCGGAGGCCGTGCTCGCCCATGGCCCTCCTGAGAGTCGACGAGAATTTGGGCAGGTCCATCAGCCGCGTCATGGTAAATGGGAGCGTCATGATGGTGTAGTCGTACTCCTTGGATTCGTACGTGTGGTTCGCCGCGCTGGGATACCAGGAAAGCCGCGTCCGGAggccgcctttgccgtcgccgacagACTCCAGCTTTCTGATCTTGCGGTTGAAAATCACCCTGTCCTGCACATGGGGCGTAAAGGCGTCGGACAGCCGGTTGAAGCCCCCGTCGACACACTTCCACTCCGTCTCGCCAAAGGCGCCGCGTCCGCCATCCTGTGCCAAGTTGGAGTTGTGCACCATCTCGTCCCAAAACACCTCATAGTCCGTGTCGGTGGCAATAGCATCTGTGACGTTCTCGCTGGCGTGAAACCGGTGCCGCATCATCCCTTGCTCGCTCCAATCGTCAAGATTCTCCTCCATTGCCTTCTCGTGTGCCCGCCAGATATCGCGCTGGATCTCACGCAGGCGCGTCTCATTCTTGAGTATGCCATTCATGGCACTCTTGGTGCCATTATACTCGGCGCTGTTCATTGGCGCCGGAGTCGCCAGCTTGGGGTTCGCCGCGATGTCTCCTCGGGTTGGAATCCTCCCATCGGGATGACGGCCGGTTCCTCTGGCAAGAAGCTCATTGGGATGGtgctgcagccaaggaatAAAGTCGACCTTCCACTTTGTGTCATTCTTGTTGAGTTTATTCAACCACTCTGCCAACTGGAAGGTCATGCGGTGGTCTGTGTATTCGTGTGTCGTGTTATCACTCCTGTACTTGACCGAATATGGCAACCTCATGGGCCCCATTTCTGCCCATTCT harbors:
- the lox gene encoding L-amino-acid oxidase, with amino-acid sequence MLLGVPSFRHLASAVTLLTLTPVLGHPANQQHTHGSSHKPALLENFDAIGAWFEDVAAINGTSIARRPNVTIAIVGAGISGLATGLMLDSIGVHSWEIIEASDRIGGRFRTEYVGGTQEWAEMGPMRLPYSVKYRSDNTTHEYTDHRMTFQLAEWLNKLNKNDTKWKVDFIPWLQHHPNELLARGTGRHPDGRIPTRGDIAANPKLATPAPMNSAEYNGTKSAMNGILKNETRLREIQRDIWRAHEKAMEENLDDWSEQGMMRHRFHASENVTDAIATDTDYEVFWDEMVHNSNLAQDGGRGAFGETEWKCVDGGFNRLSDAFTPHVQDRVIFNRKIRKLESVGDGKGGLRTRLSWYPSAANHTYESKEYDYTIMTLPFTMTRLMDLPKFSSTLRRAMGEHGLRFKSACKVALLFKERFWEKGERPIFGGYSQPASAAMGALYYPSYGLNESRPGLITQYRGGDWSDRFVSLPDEEYVGMVLDAIVSLHGEEARRLYTGDYEKLCWLQDEHSATSWCRPNVEQHRLYIPSYHRTEHNTIFIGEHTAPTHAWISSSLHSAVRGSVQLLLELGMVDEAKKLNKVWMGRWIHGA